The proteins below come from a single Tsuneonella deserti genomic window:
- a CDS encoding S9 family peptidase, which yields MKKTTGLAALAALCAIASPAAAKPKAARADARAPFSAQDLVTLPRLGGAAVSGDGTMAVYPVTETDPASFKRSTALFVRSLADAKAMPRRIDLGGTASSPAFGDDGWLYFLSDRGEGGSDQVWRARISADGSAADVSQVTALKAAVAGFALSPDATRIAVWGDVGRECAGFGCDPDGSTHLPGPGTGRLYDASTGFVRHWDQWETPGVYGRTFAFPLVGGKATGDGVPLDGPAGKGALVGDTPTKPFGGGEDVAWAANGHGLFFAARKADADEPRSTNIDLWFNDLSGRAPVNLTQANEGTDTLPAPSPDGKWLAYAAMARPGYEADKLTVMLRELATGKVRALTTDWDRSAGSLAWTPDSRWIVATAGDVLDTPVFRIDPVTGKVEKLDLMAGNEAHIGDVVPLSGGDLVFTRNSIGAPNELYLSKNWGQATPLTDAATSIMGKRAPIVTRRFSFRGANGDTVWGQITKLDGKKGPMPAILYVHGGPQGSFDDSWSSRWNPRVVASQGYAVVSVDFHGSTGYGQAFTDSITNDWGGKPLEDLQKGFAAAVALDGQIDGDNACAMGASYGGYMMNWIAGRWPDKFKCLVQHDGVFDARAMAYETEELWFDTWEHGGKTYFEDPAAYEKWNPVNYVDNWKTPMLVITSEKDFRIPYTQGLAAFTALQMKGVPGQLLVFPDENHWVLKGKNSLQWHKTVFDWLDRWLKPAQTSGK from the coding sequence ATGAAAAAGACCACCGGGCTCGCAGCTCTCGCCGCGCTTTGCGCGATCGCCTCCCCCGCCGCCGCCAAGCCAAAAGCCGCGCGAGCGGACGCGCGGGCGCCGTTCAGCGCGCAGGATCTGGTGACGCTTCCGCGACTCGGCGGCGCAGCGGTGAGTGGTGACGGGACAATGGCGGTGTACCCGGTCACCGAAACCGACCCGGCCAGCTTCAAGCGCTCCACCGCGCTTTTCGTACGCAGCCTTGCAGACGCGAAGGCGATGCCACGGCGGATTGACCTAGGTGGCACGGCATCCAGTCCGGCCTTCGGCGATGACGGCTGGCTTTACTTCCTGTCCGACCGCGGCGAGGGCGGCAGCGACCAGGTCTGGCGTGCCCGGATCAGCGCGGACGGCAGCGCGGCGGACGTTTCGCAAGTTACCGCGCTCAAGGCCGCGGTTGCCGGTTTTGCGCTGTCTCCTGATGCCACGCGTATCGCTGTGTGGGGAGACGTTGGGCGGGAGTGCGCCGGTTTTGGCTGCGATCCCGACGGATCGACCCACCTGCCGGGCCCGGGCACCGGCCGGCTCTACGATGCCAGCACCGGCTTCGTCCGGCACTGGGACCAGTGGGAAACGCCGGGAGTCTATGGCCGCACGTTTGCGTTCCCGCTCGTCGGCGGCAAGGCGACGGGGGACGGAGTTCCGCTGGATGGCCCGGCAGGCAAGGGCGCTCTGGTCGGCGACACGCCCACGAAGCCATTCGGCGGCGGCGAAGACGTTGCCTGGGCCGCGAACGGCCACGGGCTGTTCTTTGCCGCGCGCAAGGCCGATGCGGACGAACCGCGCTCCACCAACATCGACTTGTGGTTCAACGACCTTTCCGGCCGCGCGCCGGTCAACCTGACCCAAGCCAACGAGGGGACCGACACGCTGCCCGCCCCCTCTCCCGACGGTAAATGGCTCGCCTACGCCGCGATGGCCCGCCCAGGCTATGAGGCTGACAAGCTTACCGTGATGCTGCGCGAGCTCGCCACCGGAAAGGTGCGGGCACTGACGACCGATTGGGACCGTTCGGCCGGCTCGCTCGCGTGGACGCCGGATTCGCGCTGGATCGTCGCCACCGCGGGCGACGTCCTCGATACGCCGGTATTCCGCATCGATCCCGTCACCGGCAAGGTCGAGAAGCTCGACCTGATGGCGGGCAACGAAGCGCATATCGGTGACGTGGTGCCGCTGTCAGGAGGCGACCTCGTGTTCACCCGCAACTCGATCGGCGCCCCGAACGAGCTCTACCTGTCGAAGAATTGGGGCCAGGCCACTCCGCTGACCGATGCAGCGACGTCTATCATGGGCAAGCGGGCACCGATCGTGACCCGCCGCTTCAGCTTCAGGGGCGCGAACGGCGACACCGTATGGGGCCAGATTACGAAGCTCGACGGCAAGAAGGGCCCGATGCCGGCGATTCTCTACGTCCATGGCGGGCCGCAGGGTAGCTTCGACGATTCGTGGTCGAGCCGCTGGAATCCGCGCGTGGTCGCCAGCCAGGGCTACGCGGTGGTGTCGGTCGATTTCCACGGCAGCACAGGCTACGGCCAGGCTTTCACGGACAGCATCACCAACGACTGGGGCGGGAAGCCGCTGGAGGACCTGCAGAAGGGCTTTGCCGCCGCGGTCGCGCTCGACGGCCAGATCGACGGGGACAATGCCTGTGCGATGGGGGCCAGCTATGGCGGATACATGATGAACTGGATCGCCGGCCGCTGGCCCGACAAGTTCAAGTGCCTCGTCCAGCATGACGGCGTGTTCGATGCGCGCGCGATGGCATACGAAACCGAAGAACTGTGGTTCGACACCTGGGAGCACGGCGGCAAGACCTACTTCGAGGATCCCGCCGCCTACGAAAAGTGGAACCCGGTGAATTACGTCGACAACTGGAAGACGCCGATGCTGGTCATCACCAGCGAAAAGGACTTCCGCATCCCTTACACCCAGGGCCTGGCCGCCTTCACCGCGCTGCAGATGAAGGGCGTACCCGGCCAACTGCTGGTGTTTCCGGATGAGAACCACTGGGTGCTCAAGGGAAAGAACTCGCTCCAGTGGCACAAGACGGTGTTCGACTGGCTCGATCGCTGGCTCAAGCCCGCGCAGACCTCGGGCAAGTGA
- a CDS encoding DUF2497 domain-containing protein codes for MRQDGEASVEEILESIKKVIARDNRASAFETRRRRENEGLSDSLPEPVDAEEAGEVLDLAAADYVEQAAEYQDAETSDDIHDADRDKADDEDLVEDGPLVTEAARVSMRHNLAALAMLAEPGVPPQIVRSGETSLEGLTRDLLRPMLSEWLDKHLPDMVERLVKDEIARIAGKRG; via the coding sequence ATGCGCCAGGACGGCGAAGCTTCGGTCGAGGAAATCCTCGAATCGATCAAGAAAGTGATCGCGCGGGACAACCGCGCCAGCGCTTTCGAGACGCGCCGCCGGCGTGAGAACGAAGGGCTTTCCGACAGCCTGCCCGAACCCGTGGATGCCGAAGAAGCGGGCGAAGTGCTCGACCTTGCGGCGGCCGATTACGTCGAGCAGGCTGCCGAGTACCAGGACGCCGAGACTTCCGACGACATTCACGATGCCGACCGGGACAAGGCTGACGACGAGGATCTCGTCGAGGATGGTCCGCTCGTGACCGAGGCCGCGCGCGTCTCGATGCGCCATAACCTCGCCGCGCTGGCGATGCTCGCCGAGCCCGGGGTTCCGCCGCAGATCGTGCGGTCGGGCGAGACCTCGCTCGAAGGCCTTACGCGGGATCTTCTGCGCCCGATGCTCAGCGAGTGGCTCGACAAGCACCTGCCCGACATGGTCGAACGGCTGGTGAAGGACGAGATTGCGCGCATTGCCGGCAAGCGCGGCTAA
- a CDS encoding TolC family outer membrane protein, whose product MTIRARLKPLLLAGAGLAACALPAPAAADTLRDALNGAYRTNPILQSARAQQRATDETVPLEKSAGRPNATGSVQYVEFVKQSSDSQFAPSRSLGASIDLGVPIYSGGAVKNSIKAAETRVEAGQADLRGTESSIFTQAVAAYMDVIRGEALVQLSANQVDVLTVNSQATSDRFEIGDLTRTDVAQSQARLAIAQGDLRSAQANLISAREDYIRVTGMAPDDLQPPPPLPGLPASAAEAVATALDNNPDLIAARERADASRYDIDVAGAGRLPKVSVFTGSDYSNYLGSLDGPAPGVSVSQSGLGVQAGVQVSIPIFQGGRPAALQRQAQARSAAAQENVIAAERDVIAQVRSAYSSWQAANQIIDSTQVAIEAAALSLEGVRAESTVGNRTILDILDAEQELVAARAQLVTARRNAYVAGFSLLAAMGKAEARDLGLDDDGPLYDPQINYDRVKNKWWDWERDPDPVVQSTRTVDIPAPGADIPVNDDSTPGSGVY is encoded by the coding sequence ATGACCATTCGAGCGAGGCTGAAGCCGCTCCTTCTTGCCGGAGCCGGTTTGGCTGCATGCGCGCTTCCCGCTCCCGCGGCGGCCGATACGCTACGCGACGCACTTAATGGTGCCTACCGGACCAACCCAATCTTGCAGAGCGCGCGGGCCCAGCAGCGGGCCACCGACGAGACCGTGCCGCTCGAGAAATCTGCCGGACGCCCGAATGCCACTGGTAGCGTTCAGTACGTCGAGTTCGTGAAACAGAGCTCGGACAGCCAGTTCGCGCCGTCGCGCTCGCTGGGTGCCAGCATCGATCTGGGCGTGCCGATCTATTCGGGCGGAGCGGTCAAGAATTCGATCAAGGCGGCAGAGACTCGGGTCGAGGCCGGACAGGCCGATCTGCGTGGGACCGAGTCCTCGATCTTCACCCAGGCCGTCGCCGCCTACATGGACGTGATCCGCGGGGAGGCGCTGGTGCAGCTGAGCGCCAACCAGGTCGATGTGCTGACGGTCAACTCCCAGGCCACCAGCGACCGGTTCGAGATCGGTGACCTCACCCGCACCGACGTTGCCCAGTCGCAGGCGCGCCTCGCCATCGCGCAGGGTGATCTGAGGAGCGCGCAGGCGAACCTCATCAGCGCGCGCGAGGATTACATTCGCGTGACCGGGATGGCACCCGACGATCTCCAGCCGCCACCCCCGCTGCCGGGGCTGCCCGCCAGCGCAGCCGAGGCCGTCGCGACGGCGCTCGACAACAATCCCGATCTCATCGCCGCGCGGGAGCGGGCCGATGCTTCAAGGTACGACATCGACGTCGCCGGCGCCGGGCGCCTCCCGAAGGTTTCGGTCTTTACCGGCAGCGATTACAGCAACTACCTCGGTTCGCTCGACGGTCCCGCGCCGGGCGTCAGTGTCTCCCAGTCGGGCCTCGGGGTGCAGGCCGGAGTTCAGGTGTCGATTCCGATCTTTCAGGGCGGGCGTCCCGCGGCGCTCCAGCGCCAGGCGCAGGCACGCTCGGCAGCGGCCCAGGAAAACGTCATTGCAGCCGAACGTGACGTGATCGCGCAAGTGCGCTCCGCCTATTCGAGCTGGCAGGCCGCTAACCAGATCATCGATAGCACGCAGGTGGCGATCGAGGCGGCTGCACTGAGCCTTGAAGGCGTCCGTGCCGAAAGCACTGTAGGCAATCGCACGATTCTCGACATTCTCGACGCCGAGCAGGAACTCGTCGCGGCCCGGGCGCAGTTGGTGACCGCGCGGCGCAATGCCTATGTGGCGGGTTTCAGCCTGCTGGCGGCCATGGGCAAGGCCGAGGCGCGTGACCTGGGCCTGGATGACGACGGCCCGCTCTACGATCCGCAAATCAATTACGACCGGGTGAAGAACAAGTGGTGGGACTGGGAGCGCGATCCCGATCCAGTCGTGCAGTCCACGCGCACCGTTGACATACCCGCCCCGGGCGCGGACATTCCCGTTAACGATGATTCGACGCCCGGCAGCGGCGTCTATTGA
- a CDS encoding protein-L-isoaspartate O-methyltransferase family protein, whose protein sequence is MATAAPNSTDFETARRAMIDSQLRTSGVNEPWVLARFASVPREDFVPQEARAAAYTDRAVRLDNDGVLASPLFHARLLSEARPTHADSVLVVDGGSGYLPALLEGLARSVAVLSPAEVFSGSGAGGYSVLLVDGAAEHLPDQLVERLAEGARVATGIVDDGVSRLAIGRKTSGAVALLPLAEMGIPRIAAFDRPKAWTF, encoded by the coding sequence ATGGCTACTGCCGCTCCCAATTCGACCGATTTCGAAACCGCCCGGCGCGCGATGATCGACAGCCAGCTGCGAACCAGCGGGGTCAACGAGCCGTGGGTCCTGGCGCGTTTCGCCAGCGTTCCGCGCGAGGATTTCGTCCCGCAGGAGGCTAGAGCAGCCGCCTACACCGACCGCGCGGTGCGCCTCGATAACGACGGGGTTCTCGCGTCACCGCTGTTCCATGCGCGCCTCCTCTCCGAGGCAAGGCCTACCCATGCCGACAGCGTCCTCGTTGTCGATGGGGGCAGCGGCTATCTTCCGGCCCTGCTCGAAGGCCTCGCACGCTCGGTCGCGGTCCTGTCACCGGCGGAGGTGTTCTCGGGCAGCGGAGCCGGTGGCTACTCCGTTCTGCTGGTCGACGGTGCCGCGGAGCATCTGCCGGACCAATTGGTGGAGCGCCTGGCCGAGGGTGCCCGCGTCGCGACGGGAATCGTCGACGATGGGGTGAGCCGGCTGGCGATCGGCCGCAAGACCTCAGGCGCCGTTGCCCTTCTGCCACTGGCGGAGATGGGCATCCCACGCATCGCTGCGTTTGACAGACCTAAGGCGTGGACCTTCTGA
- a CDS encoding fumarate hydratase, whose amino-acid sequence MADPVTIREEDLVESVADALQFISYYHPMDYIRALGAAYEAERGPAAKDAIAQILTNSRMCAEGHRPICQDTGIVNVFVKWGQDCRLGSSRSLQDVVDEGVRRAYNHPENKLRASVLADPAFTRRNTRDNTPCVLSVEMVPGNTVSVDVAAKGGGSENKSKFKMMNPSDSIVDWVLEMLPQMGAGWCPPGMLGIGIGGTAEHCVRLAKQSLMEPIDMAQLKARGPQNDLEALRIEIFDKVNALGIGAQGLGGLATILDVKILDWPCHAAGKPVAMIPNCAATRHAHFTLDGSGPAFLEPPSLDQWPEVHWQPDAAARRVDLDHLTPEEVQSWKAGDRLLLNGAMLTGRDAAHKRIADMLAKGEELPVSFKGRAIYYVGPVDPVMGEVVGPAGPTTATRMDKFTDTMLQLGLLAMIGKAERGQGAVQEIARHKVAYLMAVGGAAYLVSRAIREARVVAFEDLGMEAIYEFRVTDMPVTVAVDSTGANVHTLAPAEWRAKIAAEHLLPTA is encoded by the coding sequence ATGGCCGATCCGGTGACGATCCGGGAGGAGGATCTCGTCGAGAGCGTCGCGGACGCGCTGCAATTCATCAGCTACTACCACCCCATGGACTATATCCGCGCGCTCGGCGCGGCTTACGAGGCGGAGCGGGGCCCGGCGGCAAAGGACGCAATCGCGCAGATCCTCACCAACAGCCGAATGTGCGCCGAAGGCCACAGGCCGATCTGCCAGGACACGGGCATCGTCAACGTCTTCGTGAAATGGGGACAGGATTGCCGGCTGGGTTCAAGCCGCAGCCTGCAGGACGTGGTCGATGAAGGCGTGCGCCGCGCCTACAACCACCCGGAGAACAAGCTGCGCGCCTCGGTCCTCGCCGACCCCGCGTTCACCCGCCGCAACACCCGCGACAACACGCCCTGCGTGCTGTCGGTGGAAATGGTGCCGGGCAACACCGTTTCCGTCGACGTCGCCGCCAAGGGAGGCGGCAGCGAGAACAAGTCGAAGTTCAAGATGATGAATCCCAGCGATTCGATCGTTGACTGGGTGCTTGAGATGCTGCCGCAGATGGGCGCCGGCTGGTGTCCGCCAGGGATGCTCGGCATCGGCATCGGCGGCACTGCCGAACACTGCGTCAGGCTCGCCAAGCAGAGCCTGATGGAGCCGATCGACATGGCGCAGCTCAAGGCGCGCGGCCCTCAGAACGACCTCGAGGCGCTGCGGATCGAGATATTCGACAAGGTGAACGCGCTCGGCATCGGTGCGCAGGGTCTGGGCGGCCTGGCGACGATTCTCGACGTAAAGATCCTCGACTGGCCTTGCCATGCAGCGGGCAAGCCGGTGGCGATGATCCCCAACTGCGCTGCCACCCGCCACGCGCACTTTACCCTCGATGGTTCCGGCCCGGCGTTTCTGGAACCGCCGAGCCTGGACCAATGGCCCGAAGTGCACTGGCAGCCTGACGCCGCAGCGAGGCGCGTCGATCTCGATCACCTGACGCCCGAGGAAGTGCAGAGCTGGAAGGCGGGCGACCGGCTGCTGCTCAACGGCGCGATGCTGACCGGGCGCGACGCCGCACACAAGCGCATCGCCGATATGCTGGCAAAGGGCGAGGAGCTGCCCGTGAGCTTCAAGGGGCGCGCAATCTACTACGTCGGTCCGGTCGACCCCGTGATGGGTGAGGTGGTCGGTCCTGCCGGGCCGACAACGGCGACCCGGATGGACAAGTTCACGGACACGATGCTTCAGCTCGGCCTGCTGGCCATGATCGGCAAGGCGGAGCGAGGGCAGGGCGCGGTGCAGGAAATCGCGCGGCACAAGGTCGCCTACCTGATGGCGGTCGGCGGCGCGGCCTATCTGGTAAGCCGGGCGATCCGCGAGGCGCGGGTGGTGGCGTTCGAGGACCTCGGGATGGAGGCGATCTACGAATTCCGGGTGACCGACATGCCGGTAACCGTCGCGGTCGATTCCACCGGCGCCAATGTCCACACCCTCGCTCCCGCCGAGTGGCGCGCGAAGATCGCTGCCGAGCATCTGTTGCCGACTGCGTGA
- a CDS encoding sensor histidine kinase, producing MTCVDETPTAFDARAGVPSADAAQAGPMNLVDSEAPVRVPLRMVIASIVGLWVCYLVLTTIRSAVGLELQSELFWRRGLVTLAGMAITLVLFLMLRLFDRQRLWVQIVAALALAMPAAGLIAFTNERVFADVQERVNAKIIERQGYALRRDQSGNLIIEGPAPAKGGDPAGDDPLGSDNPRAQILLPGEDEGGSRLVALLDLALSRYFLLLAWAALYFTLLGGERTRAAERREASFRSAARAAELRSLRYQVNPHFLFNTLNSLSSLVMTGKTERAEEMIQGLSSFYRHSLAEDPTGDVGLADEIDLQRHYLSVEALRFPDRLRVRIELPEELADARIPGMILQPLVENSVKYAVAASSRPVTVEIAARSEYGRLVVTVSDDGPGLPKDPGKGFGIGLANVRDRLAARFGEDAMIVSGPVERGYRSELRLPLVRHD from the coding sequence GTGACCTGCGTCGATGAAACGCCGACCGCGTTCGACGCGCGCGCTGGCGTGCCATCGGCGGACGCTGCACAAGCGGGGCCGATGAACCTCGTCGATTCCGAAGCGCCCGTGCGCGTGCCTCTGCGCATGGTGATCGCCTCGATCGTCGGGCTCTGGGTCTGCTATCTCGTGCTGACCACAATCCGCTCGGCTGTGGGGCTCGAACTGCAGTCCGAACTTTTCTGGCGGCGCGGACTCGTCACCCTCGCCGGGATGGCGATCACGCTGGTCCTCTTTCTGATGTTGCGCCTGTTCGATCGTCAGCGATTGTGGGTGCAGATCGTCGCCGCGCTGGCGCTGGCGATGCCCGCCGCCGGCTTGATCGCCTTTACCAACGAACGCGTGTTCGCGGACGTGCAGGAGCGAGTGAACGCCAAGATCATCGAGCGCCAGGGCTACGCATTGCGCCGCGACCAATCGGGCAACCTCATTATCGAAGGACCCGCCCCGGCCAAGGGGGGCGACCCTGCGGGTGACGATCCCCTGGGGTCCGACAATCCCCGCGCGCAGATACTGCTTCCCGGTGAAGACGAAGGCGGATCGCGCCTGGTCGCGCTGCTCGATCTTGCCTTGAGCCGCTACTTCCTGCTGCTTGCCTGGGCGGCGCTCTACTTTACGCTGCTCGGCGGCGAGCGCACCCGCGCGGCCGAGCGGCGCGAGGCGAGTTTCCGCAGCGCCGCGCGGGCCGCCGAGCTGCGTTCGCTGCGCTACCAGGTCAATCCGCACTTCCTCTTCAACACGCTCAATTCGCTGTCCTCGCTGGTGATGACCGGCAAGACGGAACGCGCGGAAGAGATGATCCAGGGCCTGTCCAGCTTCTATCGCCATAGCCTCGCCGAGGATCCCACCGGCGACGTGGGTCTTGCGGACGAGATAGATCTTCAGCGGCATTACCTGTCGGTCGAGGCGCTGCGCTTTCCCGACCGCCTTCGCGTACGCATCGAGCTTCCCGAAGAACTGGCGGATGCCCGGATACCCGGCATGATCCTGCAACCGCTGGTAGAGAATTCGGTCAAGTATGCGGTCGCGGCCAGCAGCCGGCCGGTGACAGTGGAGATTGCCGCGCGGTCCGAATACGGACGCCTGGTAGTCACCGTCAGCGATGACGGGCCCGGCCTGCCCAAGGATCCGGGAAAGGGTTTCGGGATCGGCCTCGCCAATGTTCGCGACCGGCTGGCCGCCCGGTTCGGGGAGGATGCGATGATAGTTTCGGGACCGGTCGAGCGTGGCTACCGCAGCGAACTGCGCCTGCCGCTGGTGCGGCATGACTGA
- a CDS encoding LytR/AlgR family response regulator transcription factor produces the protein MTEVDAAPGLRTLIVDDEPLAVERMQVICARLPELRVVGTASDGAAALRLIEALAPELVLLDLTMPEVDGLAVARKLARQPKRPAVIFVTAHEHFAVEAFDLDAVDYVLKPVAPERLRRAVDRALARRGSQGRPAEGTWLEELWVPHRAELLRIEVAQVSRIDAERDYVRLHVGDRSYLLLQTIAGLEARLDPAEFIRIHRSTILRRDCIRGLRHDGLGVWSIELEDGTTLRIGRTYLAKVKAMAGR, from the coding sequence ATGACTGAAGTCGACGCCGCACCGGGCCTGCGCACTCTTATCGTCGATGACGAACCGCTGGCGGTGGAGCGGATGCAGGTGATCTGCGCCCGCCTGCCGGAGCTTCGCGTGGTCGGCACTGCCAGCGACGGTGCGGCTGCGCTCCGGCTGATCGAGGCGCTGGCTCCTGAACTGGTCCTGCTCGACCTTACCATGCCCGAGGTGGACGGCCTTGCGGTCGCGCGCAAGCTCGCTCGCCAGCCGAAACGGCCGGCGGTCATCTTCGTGACCGCGCACGAGCACTTTGCAGTCGAAGCCTTCGATCTCGACGCAGTGGATTACGTGCTCAAGCCGGTGGCTCCGGAACGGCTGCGCAGGGCGGTCGACCGGGCTTTGGCGCGCCGCGGTTCGCAAGGCCGGCCGGCCGAGGGCACCTGGCTGGAGGAACTATGGGTTCCCCATCGCGCCGAGCTTCTGCGCATCGAGGTTGCGCAAGTCTCGCGTATCGATGCAGAGCGCGATTACGTGAGACTGCATGTAGGTGATCGCAGCTACCTGTTATTGCAGACGATCGCGGGGCTTGAGGCCAGGCTCGACCCTGCCGAGTTCATCCGCATCCACCGCTCGACCATCTTGCGGCGCGATTGCATTCGCGGGCTGCGGCACGACGGCCTTGGCGTCTGGTCGATCGAACTGGAGGACGGCACGACCTTGCGGATCGGCCGGACCTACCTTGCCAAGGTGAAGGCTATGGCTGGCCGCTAG
- a CDS encoding UrcA family protein — MRLNTIAFAAVALAAATPAMAQDFVVPYHDLDLSDAQDQAKLERRIDQRARDYCLVDAKRTGSRVRHASVTACYANLRLAARQQMASIVSEVQKGG; from the coding sequence ATGCGACTGAATACGATTGCGTTCGCTGCCGTTGCTCTCGCTGCCGCGACACCCGCCATGGCGCAGGACTTCGTGGTCCCGTACCACGATCTCGACCTGTCCGACGCTCAGGACCAGGCGAAACTGGAGCGCAGGATCGACCAGCGCGCGCGAGACTATTGCCTCGTCGACGCGAAGCGTACCGGTTCGCGGGTTCGGCACGCATCCGTCACCGCATGCTACGCCAACCTCCGCCTTGCTGCGCGACAGCAGATGGCGTCGATCGTCTCAGAGGTTCAGAAGGGCGGTTGA
- a CDS encoding diacylglycerol kinase family protein, protein MRDSDETWFIYNGASGSHDEALLDALVRAMGAAGRRPAKVLDCKDGTPDGAAANAAGLALVVIHGGDGTISRTIGGLEGFAGAALPLPGGTFNLLAREMFGERDPLAIVGLLGEGRLVPTRRKCIRGAGVLALTELLAGPGAKWADVREGIREANIGEVIAKGWDAAATSTVGPMIALASPGGGRDEGYAGIRLCPRGTGIEIEGYGAEGLGDYVQQGIAILKRDFREGPHDDLGMADTVICRSLAGEPIPLMVDGERSEAASSLTFSLDTLDCDLLGLADAR, encoded by the coding sequence ATGAGGGACTCCGACGAAACCTGGTTCATCTACAACGGCGCGAGCGGAAGCCACGACGAGGCGCTGCTCGATGCTCTCGTCCGGGCGATGGGCGCGGCTGGGCGCCGGCCCGCCAAGGTGCTGGACTGCAAGGACGGAACTCCCGACGGAGCAGCGGCAAACGCGGCAGGACTGGCTCTGGTCGTGATTCACGGCGGTGACGGGACCATCAGCCGGACGATCGGCGGTCTCGAAGGGTTCGCCGGCGCAGCCCTTCCATTGCCCGGCGGCACGTTCAACCTGCTCGCGCGCGAGATGTTCGGCGAGCGCGATCCGCTGGCGATCGTCGGCCTGCTGGGAGAAGGACGGCTGGTGCCGACGCGTCGCAAGTGCATCCGCGGGGCCGGCGTGCTCGCCCTGACGGAACTGCTTGCAGGACCTGGTGCGAAGTGGGCCGACGTGCGCGAGGGAATCCGCGAGGCCAACATCGGCGAGGTGATCGCCAAGGGATGGGACGCGGCTGCCACCAGCACGGTAGGCCCGATGATCGCCCTTGCCTCTCCAGGCGGTGGGCGCGACGAAGGTTATGCTGGCATACGCCTCTGCCCGAGGGGCACAGGAATCGAAATCGAGGGCTACGGCGCGGAAGGCCTGGGAGATTACGTCCAGCAGGGGATAGCCATTCTCAAGCGGGATTTCCGCGAAGGACCCCATGACGATCTCGGGATGGCGGACACGGTGATCTGCCGGTCGCTCGCCGGAGAGCCTATCCCGCTGATGGTCGACGGGGAACGCAGCGAAGCCGCCAGCAGCCTGACTTTTTCGCTCGACACGCTCGATTGCGATCTGCTTGGGCTCGCCGATGCCCGATAG
- a CDS encoding metallophosphoesterase family protein produces MPDRTLLFHLSDIHFGLEHNRSLDWVAGEIAERKPAAVLITGDLTMRARTREFAAARDWILGLQAPVTVEVGNHDLPYFNLFERFFDPYKKFRGMESVVEKELDLPGIAIVPLKTAARMQPRLDWSKGWVSDAALEKCLNAIDALPAGKRVLVTVHHPLVEVGTKGTALTHGGTRALAELARRKVTAVLSGHVHDPFDMTEQTVNGPVRMIGAGTLSQRIRSTPQSFNELRFEPDGRLCVEARNLQDVPTEAMKIEQVPEDAMPPREPGEPVAPVGAVPRTDPPVH; encoded by the coding sequence ATGCCCGATAGGACTTTGCTGTTTCACCTGTCCGACATTCACTTCGGGCTCGAACACAACCGATCGCTGGACTGGGTCGCGGGAGAGATCGCGGAGCGCAAACCGGCCGCGGTGCTGATTACCGGCGATCTTACCATGCGCGCCCGCACCCGCGAGTTCGCCGCCGCGCGAGACTGGATCCTTGGCCTGCAAGCGCCGGTCACGGTGGAGGTGGGCAACCACGACTTGCCGTATTTCAACCTCTTTGAACGCTTTTTCGACCCTTACAAGAAGTTCAGAGGCATGGAATCGGTGGTGGAGAAGGAGCTCGACCTGCCGGGCATCGCGATCGTGCCGCTCAAGACCGCCGCCCGCATGCAGCCGCGGCTCGACTGGTCGAAGGGCTGGGTCAGCGACGCGGCGCTGGAAAAGTGTCTCAACGCCATCGATGCCCTGCCGGCTGGCAAAAGAGTGCTCGTGACCGTACACCACCCGCTGGTCGAGGTCGGCACCAAGGGCACCGCCCTGACCCACGGTGGCACGCGGGCCCTGGCCGAACTCGCCAGGCGCAAGGTCACGGCAGTGCTGTCGGGCCATGTGCACGATCCGTTCGACATGACCGAGCAAACGGTGAACGGGCCGGTGCGGATGATCGGAGCTGGCACCTTGTCGCAGCGCATCCGCTCCACTCCGCAGAGCTTCAACGAGCTGCGTTTCGAACCCGATGGCCGCCTGTGCGTCGAAGCCCGTAACCTGCAGGACGTGCCGACCGAGGCGATGAAGATCGAGCAGGTTCCCGAAGACGCCATGCCGCCGCGCGAGCCGGGTGAGCCTGTCGCGCCGGTTGGCGCCGTCCCGCGAACCGATCCGCCGGTGCACTGA